Proteins from one Enterobacter bugandensis genomic window:
- a CDS encoding multidrug/biocide efflux PACE transporter, which produces MQHQDALQRKLPERIFHAVCFEGIATAILAPTAAWLMQRSVVEMGGLTIILATTAMLWNIIYNFGFDRFWPVQRVKRTAKVRALHALGFECGFIVIGVSIVAAVLGVTLLEAFTLEIGFFLFFLPYTMFYNWAYDILREKFLKRRQQRRALAG; this is translated from the coding sequence ATGCAACATCAGGATGCACTCCAACGTAAGCTGCCGGAGCGGATCTTTCATGCTGTCTGTTTCGAAGGGATTGCCACGGCAATTCTCGCCCCCACGGCGGCATGGCTGATGCAGCGCTCGGTGGTGGAGATGGGTGGGTTAACCATTATCCTGGCTACCACCGCCATGCTCTGGAACATTATCTATAACTTCGGCTTCGACCGTTTCTGGCCTGTCCAGCGCGTAAAACGTACGGCAAAAGTGCGCGCGCTGCACGCCCTGGGGTTCGAATGCGGGTTTATTGTAATCGGCGTGTCGATTGTCGCCGCCGTGCTGGGCGTGACCCTGCTTGAGGCATTCACGTTAGAAATTGGTTTCTTCCTGTTCTTCCTGCCATACACCATGTTCTATAACTGGGCATACGATATCCTGCGTGAGAAATTCCTTAAGCGTCGCCAGCAACGACGCGCTCTGGCAGGCTAA
- a CDS encoding amino acid permease produces the protein MSKIWSKDETLWSFALYGTAVGAGTLFLPIQLGSAGAIVLFITALVAYPLTYWPHRALAQFILSSNTKGNEGITGAVSHYYGKKIGNLITTLYFIAFFVVVQIYAVAITNSLTEQLAKHLTVDTAVRVLVSLGVVLVLNLIFLMGRHITIKVMGFLVFPLIAYFLFVSIYLTGSWQPSLLTSQMAFDRQTLHQVWISIPVMVFAFSHTPIISTFAVDRREKFADGAMDKCKKIMKVAYLIICLSVLFFVFSCLLSIPPSYIMAAKEQGVTILSALSMMPSSPAWLGISGIIVAIVAMSKSFLGTYFGVIEGATEIVKSSLNQVGIKKSRAFNRAISIMGVSLITFAVCCINPNAISMIYAISGPLIAMILFIMPTLSTYLIPSLKPYRSIGSLLTLVVGVLCVSVMFVG, from the coding sequence ATGTCGAAAATTTGGTCAAAAGATGAGACTCTCTGGAGTTTCGCTCTCTATGGCACGGCCGTGGGTGCAGGAACGCTGTTCTTGCCCATTCAGCTGGGCTCCGCAGGCGCTATTGTCCTGTTTATCACCGCCCTCGTGGCCTATCCGTTAACCTACTGGCCGCACCGGGCGCTGGCGCAATTTATTCTCTCGTCAAACACAAAAGGTAATGAAGGGATCACCGGCGCCGTCTCCCACTACTATGGTAAGAAGATTGGCAATCTGATCACCACGCTCTATTTCATCGCCTTTTTTGTGGTGGTGCAGATTTATGCGGTGGCCATTACCAACTCGTTAACCGAGCAGCTGGCAAAACACCTGACGGTGGATACCGCCGTTCGCGTGCTGGTCAGCCTGGGGGTGGTGCTGGTATTGAATCTGATTTTCCTGATGGGACGGCATATCACCATAAAAGTGATGGGCTTCCTGGTGTTTCCGCTGATTGCCTATTTCCTGTTTGTCTCGATCTATCTCACCGGAAGCTGGCAGCCCTCGTTGCTCACCAGCCAGATGGCTTTCGATCGCCAAACGCTGCATCAGGTATGGATTTCAATTCCGGTTATGGTGTTTGCCTTTAGCCATACCCCGATTATCTCAACGTTTGCCGTTGACCGTCGCGAGAAGTTTGCCGACGGTGCCATGGATAAATGCAAGAAGATCATGAAGGTGGCGTACCTGATTATCTGCCTGAGCGTGCTGTTCTTTGTCTTCAGCTGCCTGCTCTCTATCCCACCGTCCTATATTATGGCCGCCAAAGAGCAGGGGGTGACGATTCTGTCAGCGCTGTCGATGATGCCGTCTTCCCCAGCCTGGCTCGGCATTTCCGGGATTATCGTGGCGATCGTAGCGATGTCGAAATCGTTCCTCGGCACCTATTTTGGGGTGATTGAAGGGGCGACGGAGATCGTGAAGTCGTCGCTTAATCAGGTGGGGATTAAAAAGAGCCGCGCCTTTAACCGCGCGATTTCCATTATGGGGGTGTCGTTAATCACCTTTGCGGTCTGCTGCATTAACCCGAACGCCATCTCGATGATTTACGCCATCAGCGGCCCGCTTATCGCCATGATCCTGTTTATCATGCCGACGCTGTCGACGTATCTGATCCCTTCCCTGAAACCGTACCGCTCAATTGGCAGCCTGCTGACGCTGGTCGTCGGCGTGCTGTGCGTGTCGGTGATGTTTGTTGGCTAG
- a CDS encoding GNAT family N-acetyltransferase, translated as MDILEGHNKFYVNDENGNQVAEIVFVPTGEHLSIIEHTDVDESLKGQGVGKQLVAKVVEKMRGENRKIIPLCPFAKHEFDKTREYDDIRA; from the coding sequence ATGGATATTCTGGAAGGCCATAACAAGTTTTACGTGAATGATGAGAACGGCAACCAGGTCGCGGAGATTGTCTTCGTGCCGACCGGCGAGCACCTGAGCATTATCGAGCATACTGATGTGGATGAGAGCCTGAAAGGGCAGGGCGTCGGTAAACAGCTGGTGGCGAAAGTGGTGGAGAAGATGCGCGGTGAGAACCGCAAAATTATTCCGCTGTGCCCGTTTGCGAAGCATGAGTTTGATAAGACGCGGGAATATGACGATATTCGGGCGTAA
- the yjdI gene encoding 4Fe-4S mono-cluster protein YjdI: MDKELLDEGYRAYTGEKIDVYFNTGICKHSGNCVRGSAKLFNLKRKPWIIPDEVDIETVVRVIDTCPSGALKYRQK; the protein is encoded by the coding sequence ATGGATAAAGAACTACTGGATGAGGGGTACCGGGCCTATACCGGCGAGAAAATTGACGTTTACTTTAATACCGGGATCTGCAAACACTCAGGTAACTGCGTGCGTGGGAGCGCAAAGCTGTTTAATCTGAAACGTAAGCCGTGGATCATTCCCGATGAAGTGGACATTGAAACGGTTGTACGCGTGATTGATACCTGCCCGAGCGGTGCGCTGAAGTATCGCCAAAAATAA
- a CDS encoding ATP-binding protein, which produces MKRRLSFQVKLFLALVCFSCLLLVLLGTILFHFIDRQLHHDLGQRARVQASEIALIPGLAEMVAARDIPGIARLIQPLRAESDASYIVIGDTREQHLYHSESPERINLPMIGGDNAEVLKGKTIISVRQGGIGVSLRSKAPIFNAQHQVIGIVSVGYLTSYIANINARILWQAGLYGIALLLLLFIFSWLFTRNLKKQMFRLEPKDIAQLVLQQRALLEAMYEGVFAINEEKRLILINRAAREMLDIHQSEKELIGKPLEDVLQTSPGFLSQRYASVSAGRHDQIAVLNQREVIVNRVAIEVEPGVESGWVYSFRDKNDINTLSSQLSQIKRYADNLRIMRHEQLNWTATLVGLLQMKHYDEAIRYIQVQSEGAQRVLDFVSAHFVSPALCGLLLGKYVSAREKGVELQFDPACQLTRMPGTLNETELMSIIGNLLDNAVDATLKAPVPAPVELYISDRNQELLIEVADRGCGVDEAVKPHIFRQGFSSKPESENDIVGTEHGIGLFLVAGYIRKAGGSIEIADNTPQGTIFSVFIPNGQQHDPTT; this is translated from the coding sequence ATGAAACGCAGACTCTCTTTTCAGGTAAAGCTATTTTTAGCGCTGGTGTGCTTCTCCTGCCTGCTGTTAGTTCTGCTGGGAACGATCCTGTTTCATTTTATTGACCGACAGCTACACCACGATTTGGGCCAGCGCGCCCGGGTTCAGGCCAGTGAAATCGCCCTGATACCGGGTCTGGCGGAAATGGTGGCAGCCAGAGATATCCCCGGTATCGCCCGCTTAATACAGCCGCTGCGTGCCGAAAGCGATGCCAGCTATATTGTGATTGGCGATACCCGGGAACAGCACCTTTATCATTCGGAATCACCGGAGCGCATTAATTTACCGATGATCGGAGGGGATAATGCGGAGGTGTTAAAAGGCAAAACCATTATTTCCGTGCGTCAGGGCGGGATTGGGGTGTCGCTGCGCAGCAAAGCGCCAATCTTTAATGCGCAGCATCAGGTCATTGGCATCGTCTCGGTCGGCTATCTGACCTCGTATATCGCCAATATTAACGCCCGCATTCTCTGGCAGGCTGGACTGTACGGTATTGCCCTTCTGCTGTTGCTGTTTATTTTCTCCTGGCTGTTTACCCGCAATCTTAAAAAGCAGATGTTCCGCCTTGAGCCGAAAGATATCGCCCAGTTGGTTTTGCAGCAACGCGCGCTATTAGAAGCCATGTACGAGGGGGTATTTGCCATCAATGAAGAGAAGCGGCTGATTTTAATTAACCGGGCAGCCAGGGAGATGCTCGATATTCATCAAAGTGAGAAAGAACTTATCGGCAAACCGCTGGAAGACGTTCTGCAGACGTCGCCGGGCTTTTTATCCCAGCGCTACGCCTCGGTAAGCGCTGGTCGCCACGACCAAATCGCAGTGCTTAACCAGCGAGAGGTGATCGTTAACCGCGTGGCGATTGAGGTCGAACCCGGCGTTGAAAGCGGCTGGGTGTACAGCTTTCGCGACAAAAACGACATTAACACCCTCAGCAGCCAACTGAGCCAGATCAAGCGCTATGCGGACAACCTGCGCATTATGCGCCACGAGCAGCTGAACTGGACCGCCACGCTGGTGGGGCTGCTGCAGATGAAACACTATGACGAGGCGATCCGTTACATCCAGGTGCAGTCAGAAGGCGCGCAGCGCGTGCTGGATTTTGTCTCCGCCCATTTTGTCTCTCCGGCCCTGTGCGGGCTGCTGTTAGGAAAATACGTCAGCGCGCGCGAAAAAGGCGTTGAACTGCAGTTTGACCCGGCCTGCCAGCTCACCCGCATGCCCGGCACGCTCAACGAAACGGAGCTGATGTCCATTATTGGTAACCTGCTGGATAACGCGGTGGACGCGACCCTTAAGGCACCGGTCCCCGCGCCGGTGGAACTCTACATTTCTGACCGCAACCAGGAGTTGTTGATAGAGGTGGCAGACAGAGGCTGCGGTGTGGATGAGGCGGTGAAGCCACACATTTTCCGCCAGGGATTCAGCAGCAAACCGGAAAGTGAAAACGACATTGTGGGTACCGAGCACGGTATTGGTCTGTTTCTGGTGGCAGGCTATATCAGGAAAGCGGGCGGCAGCATAGAGATCGCCGACAACACGCCGCAGGGCACCATTTTTTCTGTGTTTATTCCCAATGGACAACAGCATGACCCGACCACTTGA